The following proteins come from a genomic window of Emys orbicularis isolate rEmyOrb1 chromosome 25, rEmyOrb1.hap1, whole genome shotgun sequence:
- the FBXO47 gene encoding F-box only protein 47 codes for MTSTISTSFTLIPNQKYRRSSRRSKPFCNTVDTDSESLSTLGNFKALPLEIFQMVLKYLSVKDISMLSMVSKAVSNRLINYISTSSGNRRLLLQDFHNLEISGKREGSCVLEHYRSLGLLLKRCTLLLPTKDRLKYIHKILSEVSCFKLSGCPSPLHCLGLQCYGVFLQTLTAGWDELECHRVFNFLCELSNLPRKVQTVVSSKPGSARKLELRIRLFCRSVLLNHWIHRSDSAFWLTRILKPWPMVNQARLLYIIFGPVSSLNGHVVWQKMIEGPTDETSLKGLADAIKLLYDTEAKEWTADDVISLVDELSVVPREWLMENNARLLILSGNNICFTFMASKAVNGRAVELARLVVFLALVCEKDLYCMDWAVKMMQKVCKVFSTPGERNNFLQSVENAFAHMIMDMLQSVMSGDRDEEDSSFLNLFHLVNAQANFHKEILYLTMRSTST; via the exons ATGACATCCACTATAAGTACCAGCTTCACCTTGATTCCCAACCAGAAATACAGGCGCAGTAGCCGTCGCTCCAAACCATTCTGCAACACTGTGGACACAGATTCCGAGTCACTGTCAACTCTCGGGAATTTCAAAGCACTGCCATTAGAGATCTTTCAGATGGTCTTGAAATATCTCTCAG TGAAGGATATCAGCATGCTAAGCATGGTGTCGAAAGCCGTCAGCAACCGCCTTATTAATTACATCTCAACCTCATCAGGAAACAGAAGGCTTTTACTGCAAGATTTTCATAACCTTGAGATATCTGGCAAGAGAGAAGGATCCTGTGTATTAGAACACTACAGATCTCTAG GTTTGTTGCTTAAAAGATGTACACTACTGCTGCCCACAAAAGACAGGCTAAAGTACATACACAAGATACTCTCAGAA GTTTCCTGTTTTAAACTCAGTGGTTGCCCAAGCCCGTTGCATTGCTTGGGATTACAATGCTATGGAGTGTTTTTACAG ACCCTGACTGCAGGCTGGGATGAGCTAGAATGCCATCGTGTTTTTAACTTCCTCTGTGAGCTGAGCAATCTACCCCGCAAAGTACAGACAGTTGTCAGCAGCAAACCAG GAAGTGCTCGAAAGCTGGAATTACGGATAAGGTTATTCTGTCGCAGTGTCCTGCTAAATCACTGGATTCATCGAAGTGATTCTGCATTTTGGCTGACTCGTATCTTAAAACCGTGGCCAATGGTTAATCAAGCCCGGCTGTTGTACATCATTTTTGGGCCAGTCTCCTCTCTAAATG GACATGTGGTTTGGCAGAAAATGATAGAAGGACCAACAGATGAGACCAGTTTAAAGGGTCTAGCTGATGCTATTAAACTACTGTATGACACAGAAGCTAAAGAGTGGACAGCAGATGATGTTATCAGTCTTGTGGATGAATTGTCAG TGGTTCCCCGGGAGTGGCTCATGGAGAATAATGCTCGCCTCCTCATCCTGAGTGGGAACAACATCTGCTTCACCTTCATGGCTAGTAAAGCTGTGAATGGGCGGGCTGTTGAGCTGGCCAGGCTAGTGGTCTTTCTGGCTTTG GTCTGTGAGAAGGACTTGTACTGCATGGATTGGGCAGTAAAAATGATGCAGAAAGTCTGCAAGGTTTTCAGCACTCCAGGCGAAAGGAATAACTTCCTGCAGAGTGTGGAGAATGCATTTGCTCACATGATCATGGACATGCTACAGTCAGTAATGTCTG GAGATCGTGATGAAGAAGACAGCAGCTTTTTGAATTTGTTCCACCTTGTGAATGCACAAGCTAACTTCCATAAGGAAATTCTGTATCTGACCATGAGAAGCACCTCTACCTAA